A genomic window from Cryobacterium sp. SO2 includes:
- a CDS encoding NtaA/DmoA family FMN-dependent monooxygenase (This protein belongs to a clade of FMN-dependent monooxygenases, within a broader family of flavin-dependent oxidoreductases, the luciferase-like monooxygenase (LMM) family, some of whose members use coenzyme F420 rather than FMN.), with the protein MFHLGWFLTYKPQAWDDIHSDRGNQFPNPQPYVDFARTLERAGFDYLMIEDGSFIPDAYGSSMEYSLKTSFGAPKMDPMALIPMLAANTERIGLIGTMTTSFYPPFLAARLMSTLDHLSQGRVGFNLVTAHNDRTAQNYGLDKHYDHDERYRMATEWMDVVRALLTSWDEDAVIDDAANGVWADHTKIHKINHEGEFFASRGPLNLPPGPQRVPVICQAGGSPVGRDFAASVADTIVAPSGTIESMKAFRDDVLGRAAALGRNPEDIRVLFLTDFTIGDTDADAQELLRRKHETAAGNVQKQLARMSFSSGIDFSKFELDAPVPAIETNAARTSTTSWFAGREHLTLREIASQVPPGLEIVGSPATAADQMEAVMAEVGGDGFLVGNEITARSISDIVGDLAPELRRSGLMRSEYTADTLRGNLRAF; encoded by the coding sequence ATGTTCCATCTCGGTTGGTTCCTCACCTACAAGCCCCAAGCGTGGGACGACATCCACAGCGACCGCGGAAACCAGTTCCCCAACCCGCAACCGTACGTCGACTTCGCGCGGACCCTGGAACGCGCCGGGTTCGATTACCTCATGATCGAGGACGGCTCGTTCATCCCCGACGCCTACGGCTCGTCGATGGAGTACTCCCTCAAGACCTCGTTCGGCGCTCCCAAAATGGACCCGATGGCCCTGATCCCGATGCTCGCGGCCAACACCGAGCGCATCGGCCTCATCGGCACCATGACCACGTCGTTCTACCCGCCGTTCCTCGCCGCCCGGCTGATGAGCACCCTCGACCATCTCTCCCAGGGGCGGGTCGGGTTCAACCTGGTCACGGCGCACAACGACCGCACCGCGCAGAACTACGGGCTCGACAAGCACTACGACCACGACGAGCGCTACCGCATGGCAACGGAGTGGATGGACGTCGTGCGCGCGCTGCTGACCTCGTGGGACGAGGACGCGGTGATCGACGACGCCGCGAACGGCGTCTGGGCCGATCACACCAAGATCCACAAGATCAACCACGAGGGCGAGTTCTTCGCCTCCCGGGGCCCGCTCAACCTTCCGCCCGGACCGCAGCGGGTGCCCGTCATCTGCCAGGCCGGCGGCTCGCCGGTGGGCCGTGACTTCGCTGCATCCGTTGCCGACACCATCGTCGCGCCCAGCGGCACCATCGAGTCGATGAAGGCGTTCCGCGACGACGTCCTCGGCCGGGCCGCCGCGCTCGGACGCAACCCCGAGGACATCCGGGTGCTGTTCCTCACCGACTTCACCATCGGCGACACCGATGCCGACGCGCAGGAGCTGCTGCGCCGCAAGCACGAGACGGCGGCGGGCAACGTGCAGAAGCAGCTCGCCCGCATGTCGTTCTCCAGCGGCATCGACTTCTCCAAGTTCGAGCTGGATGCGCCGGTGCCGGCGATCGAGACCAACGCCGCCCGCACCAGCACCACGTCGTGGTTCGCCGGGCGCGAGCACCTGACCCTGCGGGAGATCGCCTCCCAGGTGCCACCGGGACTGGAGATCGTCGGCTCCCCCGCCACCGCGGCCGATCAGATGGAGGCCGTCATGGCCGAAGTCGGCGGAGACGGCTTCCTCGTCGGCAACGAGATCACGGCGCGGTCGATCTCCGACATCGTCGGCGACCTCGCCCCAGAGCTCCGCCGTAGTGGCCTGATGCGCTCGGAGTACACCGCGGACACCCTGCGCGGCAACCTGCGCGCGTTCTGA
- a CDS encoding UTRA domain-containing protein has product MSFTYNEQRASVFQRHRTLNQTPLHTSTRRTYEQLRSVIRAGLATRTSNLEELTISQDFGASRNSVRLALAMLVQDGLISRAPRRGTILTNHLVQFSIPDIPPRDYSPTPDQAADGLEVVSLQDGVIPTPRVIRKLLGTDADFVLTFVQLGFAGDHPVFQRTGVVPLHVEPEAFFERLHSLIGVSTPERKLPSDRYMAARDEDFAREFVTLFDAPFGATHNRVEALDADDQTARLLQLEPGAPVLGRQQFTLDASGAVREYTFTHFRGDRTTLADVRPVRSTDARRMPDRWIGRLDHELIASVRPEESEPVAPVDHGRRQPAPRSVSTTAVVSVPVDDHPEARLPGIVLTLVEHAIVPASPLVRARMDIEDDSVAMIEQIGFLEDKPLFVRVTYRRSTDLPGVIRVEGRLAAADGAPTVAGFEDRYGRPPGRSLTAIEAVRPDKRTATAMRVPEGTPMLVRELLLEDVDGVVRELSFTHFRSDRVAIEDD; this is encoded by the coding sequence ATGTCTTTCACGTACAACGAACAGCGCGCATCCGTGTTCCAGCGGCATCGCACCCTGAACCAGACGCCGCTGCACACCTCGACCCGGCGCACCTACGAACAGCTGCGCAGCGTCATCCGGGCGGGCCTGGCCACCCGAACGAGCAACCTTGAAGAGCTCACGATCTCGCAGGATTTCGGCGCATCGCGAAACTCCGTGCGGCTTGCGCTCGCCATGCTGGTGCAGGATGGCCTGATCTCCCGGGCGCCTCGACGGGGCACCATTCTCACCAATCACCTCGTGCAGTTCTCGATCCCGGACATTCCGCCGCGCGACTATTCGCCCACGCCGGATCAAGCGGCCGACGGCCTGGAGGTGGTGTCGCTGCAGGACGGCGTCATCCCGACCCCGCGCGTCATCCGCAAGCTACTTGGGACCGACGCCGACTTCGTGCTCACTTTCGTGCAGCTCGGCTTCGCCGGCGACCATCCCGTCTTCCAGCGCACCGGGGTGGTTCCGCTGCACGTGGAGCCCGAAGCGTTCTTCGAACGCCTGCACTCGCTGATCGGTGTCTCGACCCCGGAGCGCAAGTTGCCCTCCGACCGCTATATGGCGGCCAGGGATGAGGACTTCGCCCGCGAATTCGTGACCCTCTTCGACGCGCCCTTCGGCGCCACCCACAACCGGGTCGAGGCGTTGGATGCTGACGATCAGACCGCCAGGCTGCTGCAGCTCGAGCCGGGAGCCCCGGTTCTCGGCCGCCAGCAGTTCACCCTGGACGCCAGCGGCGCGGTGCGGGAGTACACCTTCACCCACTTCAGGGGCGACCGCACCACGCTGGCCGATGTGCGGCCCGTGCGCAGCACCGACGCCAGGCGGATGCCGGACCGCTGGATCGGCCGCCTCGACCACGAACTCATCGCGAGTGTGCGCCCGGAGGAGTCTGAGCCGGTCGCCCCGGTCGACCACGGTCGCCGGCAGCCCGCACCCCGCTCCGTCTCGACCACCGCAGTGGTCTCGGTTCCCGTCGACGACCACCCTGAGGCACGCCTGCCGGGGATCGTGCTGACCCTCGTGGAACACGCCATTGTGCCGGCGTCTCCGCTGGTGCGAGCCCGGATGGACATCGAGGACGACTCCGTCGCGATGATCGAGCAGATCGGTTTCCTCGAAGACAAGCCGTTGTTCGTTCGGGTGACCTATCGGCGCAGCACCGACCTGCCCGGAGTGATCCGGGTGGAGGGCCGGCTTGCGGCGGCGGACGGCGCCCCCACTGTGGCGGGCTTCGAGGACCGGTACGGCCGGCCCCCTGGTCGGTCCCTCACCGCGATCGAGGCGGTGCGTCCCGACAAGCGCACGGCAACGGCTATGCGCGTGCCAGAGGGCACGCCGATGCTGGTGCGGGAGCTGCTCCTCGAAGACGTCGATGGCGTGGTGCGAGAGCTCAGCTTCACCCATTTCCGCAGCGACAGGGTCGCCATCGAAGACGACTGA
- a CDS encoding carbohydrate kinase has translation MTPDHSFAANTRALVIGEALIDIVRRPGAEPVSHAGGSPMNVAYGLGRLGVPTTLVTQIGADAFGEIIAGHLTAAGVDLLDGSVGGSATSSATATIDQAGAASYDFDLRWELPVRPLPTPCTLIHTGSIAAILQPGARAVHTAFTTAPAGTLLSYDPNVRPGIMGSRDDVVRAVEDLAAVAHVVKMSDEDAAWLYPGRGLDQIARDYVAAGVALFAITRGGDGALLRAGGATTELAAHPVTVVDTIGAGDSFMSGLLYAILVGDTTESILQNTLGAAALGLVGQTALASAAITVSRAGATPPTVAELLAG, from the coding sequence ATGACGCCCGACCACTCGTTCGCAGCGAACACCCGCGCGCTCGTGATCGGGGAAGCCCTGATCGACATCGTGCGGCGGCCCGGTGCGGAGCCGGTCAGCCACGCGGGCGGCAGCCCGATGAATGTGGCCTACGGGCTCGGCCGGCTCGGGGTGCCCACCACCCTCGTCACCCAGATCGGCGCGGATGCCTTCGGCGAGATCATCGCCGGCCATCTGACCGCGGCCGGAGTGGACCTGTTGGACGGGTCGGTCGGCGGCAGCGCTACCTCCAGCGCCACGGCGACGATCGACCAGGCCGGCGCCGCGAGCTACGACTTCGACCTGCGCTGGGAGCTGCCGGTGCGACCGCTGCCGACGCCGTGCACGCTCATCCACACCGGGTCGATCGCGGCGATCCTGCAGCCCGGAGCCCGCGCCGTGCACACAGCGTTCACCACCGCCCCGGCCGGTACGCTGCTCAGCTACGATCCCAACGTGCGACCGGGCATCATGGGCAGCCGTGACGACGTGGTGCGGGCCGTCGAAGACCTCGCCGCGGTCGCGCACGTGGTGAAGATGAGCGACGAGGATGCCGCGTGGCTGTATCCGGGGCGTGGCCTGGACCAGATAGCCCGGGACTACGTAGCGGCAGGGGTGGCGCTGTTCGCGATCACCCGCGGCGGGGACGGCGCCCTGCTGCGCGCCGGCGGGGCCACGACCGAGCTGGCCGCGCATCCGGTGACCGTGGTCGACACCATCGGGGCCGGCGACTCGTTCATGTCCGGGCTGCTCTACGCGATCCTGGTCGGCGACACCACCGAGTCGATTCTGCAGAACACGCTCGGCGCCGCCGCCCTGGGGCTCGTGGGGCAGACCGCCCTGGCGAGCGCCGCGATCACGGTGTCGCGGGCCGGCGCCACCCCGCCCACCGTGGCGGAGCTGCTCGCAGGCTGA
- a CDS encoding ABC transporter substrate-binding protein, with the protein MSSKSRSSRSRRAITLTAAFAAAAVALSGCSNLGPAASTETSGSSTVVEVVPALSTQMSYDTSYAITTSYYSTFDMLNAGLIRKAYVDGDQAGTQVQDQYNFEGLLAESYDVSEDGLVYTFNLRDGVMSEHGNELTADDVVWSFQRKFGATTSILPYIGKPGLTSADQFTAIDENTVQLTLTNAAYGFTVLSILAGASGSIYDATFLQENVADDDLWATAFSSGRFDFGFGPYRVESVDAASEMVFVANPDYALGEPEITKVIQRVVPDAGNRAQALKSGDADIALGLSPSDQKELAEDENVLVPTKSRNGYLMLSLNTTLAPFDDLAVRKAFALAIDYDQIVDGVFQGRAEKNNAMLPADAPGHDGEGLPDWEYDPAAATAALEDAGYTDLIPVTLSVASEDKTLVDSAVAIKSAAADAGFDVTVDSVPATQLQEKASTGQTQLVLSKSESVTLSPPYMLGLLTTPGSSSNYARWSDQTFQDLVTAGSAFADPLSDEAGVAWNAAESYWLAEQVPNIFIGQVSEDSAVSSSLDGWTWRTDHAVDVSAMTLAD; encoded by the coding sequence ATGTCTTCGAAATCCCGTTCCTCCCGCAGCCGGAGGGCCATCACCCTCACGGCGGCGTTCGCCGCTGCCGCCGTCGCGCTCAGCGGATGCTCCAACCTCGGCCCGGCCGCATCCACCGAAACGTCGGGCTCCAGCACCGTCGTCGAGGTCGTGCCCGCCCTGTCGACCCAGATGAGCTACGACACCAGCTACGCGATCACGACGTCGTACTACTCGACGTTCGACATGTTGAACGCCGGACTGATCCGCAAGGCCTACGTTGACGGCGACCAGGCCGGCACCCAGGTTCAGGACCAGTACAACTTCGAGGGCCTCCTCGCCGAGAGCTACGACGTGAGCGAAGACGGCCTGGTGTACACCTTCAACCTGCGCGACGGCGTGATGAGCGAGCACGGCAACGAGCTCACCGCCGATGACGTGGTCTGGTCGTTCCAGCGCAAGTTCGGCGCCACCACGAGCATCCTGCCCTACATCGGCAAGCCCGGCCTCACCAGCGCCGACCAGTTCACCGCGATCGACGAGAACACCGTGCAGCTCACCCTCACGAACGCCGCCTACGGCTTCACTGTGCTGTCGATCCTCGCCGGCGCATCCGGCAGCATCTATGACGCGACCTTCCTCCAGGAAAACGTGGCCGACGACGACCTGTGGGCGACCGCGTTCTCCTCCGGGCGATTCGACTTCGGCTTCGGCCCGTACCGGGTCGAGAGCGTCGACGCCGCCAGCGAGATGGTCTTCGTGGCGAACCCGGACTACGCACTCGGCGAGCCGGAGATCACCAAGGTCATCCAGCGGGTCGTCCCCGACGCCGGAAACCGCGCCCAGGCGCTCAAGTCCGGCGACGCCGACATCGCGCTGGGCCTGTCACCGAGCGACCAGAAGGAACTCGCCGAGGATGAGAACGTGCTGGTGCCGACCAAGTCGCGCAACGGCTACCTGATGCTCTCGCTGAACACCACCCTGGCGCCGTTCGACGACCTCGCGGTGCGCAAGGCCTTCGCCCTCGCCATCGATTACGACCAGATCGTCGACGGTGTCTTCCAGGGCCGCGCCGAGAAGAACAACGCGATGCTCCCGGCGGATGCGCCCGGCCACGACGGCGAAGGACTCCCCGACTGGGAGTACGACCCCGCCGCAGCCACGGCCGCACTCGAGGATGCCGGCTACACCGACCTGATCCCGGTGACCCTCTCGGTCGCCTCGGAGGACAAGACCCTGGTCGACTCCGCCGTCGCCATCAAGAGCGCCGCCGCCGACGCCGGGTTCGACGTGACCGTCGACTCGGTCCCGGCCACCCAGCTGCAGGAGAAGGCCAGCACCGGCCAGACCCAGCTGGTGCTCTCCAAGAGCGAGTCGGTCACCCTGTCGCCGCCGTACATGCTCGGCCTGCTCACCACTCCCGGGTCCTCGTCCAACTACGCCCGCTGGTCCGACCAGACCTTCCAGGACCTCGTCACGGCCGGCTCCGCGTTCGCTGACCCGCTCAGCGACGAGGCCGGCGTGGCCTGGAACGCCGCCGAGAGCTACTGGCTCGCCGAGCAGGTTCCGAACATCTTCATCGGGCAGGTCTCCGAGGACTCGGCCGTGAGCTCGAGCCTCGACGGCTGGACCTGGCGCACCGACCACGCGGTCGACGTGTCGGCGATGACCCTGGCCGACTAG
- a CDS encoding dihydrofolate reductase family protein: MGTLICTGITSLDGYVADADGNFDWSTPSDEVHTFVNDLERSVGTYLYGRRLYEVMVAWERMHLDDDDQPAVMRDYTAIWQAANKIVYSSTLAEPSSSRTRIERTFGPDAVRRLKESTPGSLSIGGPHLAAQAFEAGLIDEVQLFVSPIIIGGGTKFLPDDLHLSLELKDEYAFRNGVVYLGYRVLR; encoded by the coding sequence ATGGGCACGCTGATCTGCACAGGCATCACCTCCCTCGACGGTTATGTCGCCGACGCCGACGGCAACTTCGACTGGAGCACCCCGAGCGACGAGGTGCACACCTTCGTCAACGATCTCGAACGCTCGGTGGGCACCTACCTGTACGGCCGGCGGTTGTACGAGGTGATGGTGGCCTGGGAACGAATGCACCTCGACGACGACGACCAGCCGGCCGTGATGCGGGACTACACCGCGATCTGGCAGGCGGCGAACAAGATCGTCTACTCCAGCACCCTGGCGGAGCCGTCGAGCAGCCGAACCCGCATCGAGCGCACGTTCGGTCCGGATGCCGTCCGCCGGCTGAAAGAGAGCACTCCTGGCTCGCTGTCGATCGGTGGTCCACACCTGGCCGCGCAGGCATTCGAAGCCGGACTGATCGACGAGGTCCAGCTGTTCGTCTCCCCCATCATCATCGGCGGCGGCACGAAGTTCCTGCCGGATGACCTGCACCTCTCCCTCGAGCTGAAAGACGAATACGCGTTCCGGAACGGCGTGGTCTACCTGGGCTACCGGGTGCTCCGATGA
- a CDS encoding ABC transporter ATP-binding protein has translation MAITQMPSASGPLVDVQDLSIRYQGTTTPAVDRVSLTVAPGETVAVVGESGSGKSTLAWGIAGLITNPATSVQATALCFDGRPVERGAGAVLPAHVPGISMMFQDASTSLDALWTVGDQLIAVLRDTFKLSKRAALVEARDWLHRVGLTDDDRVLRARPYELSGGMRQRVMLAIALASAPRLLIADEPTSALDASLSRLSMELMTELGRELGTALLIVSHDIAMCTEFSDRIVVMYKGRIVDGGQSRTFAQTAVHPYARGLLACIPTFEHLDDERLPTLEDFLPGTGEVAA, from the coding sequence ATGGCCATCACACAGATGCCGAGTGCATCCGGGCCCCTGGTCGACGTGCAAGACCTGTCGATCCGCTACCAGGGCACCACGACCCCCGCGGTCGACCGGGTCTCGCTCACCGTCGCCCCTGGAGAGACCGTCGCTGTCGTGGGTGAGTCGGGGTCGGGCAAGTCCACCCTGGCGTGGGGCATCGCCGGCCTCATCACCAACCCCGCCACATCCGTGCAGGCGACCGCGCTCTGCTTCGACGGGCGACCCGTCGAGCGCGGGGCGGGCGCCGTGCTCCCCGCGCACGTTCCCGGGATCAGCATGATGTTCCAGGACGCGAGCACCTCGCTCGACGCGCTCTGGACTGTCGGCGACCAGCTGATCGCCGTGCTCCGCGACACTTTCAAGCTTTCCAAGCGCGCCGCGCTCGTCGAGGCCCGCGACTGGCTGCACCGCGTCGGGCTCACCGACGACGACCGCGTGCTCCGGGCGCGGCCCTACGAACTCTCCGGCGGGATGCGCCAGCGGGTCATGCTCGCGATCGCCCTCGCCTCCGCCCCGCGCCTGCTCATCGCCGACGAGCCCACCAGCGCGCTCGACGCGTCGCTGTCCAGGCTCTCGATGGAGCTCATGACCGAACTCGGCCGCGAGCTCGGCACGGCGCTGTTGATCGTGAGCCATGACATCGCCATGTGCACCGAGTTCTCCGACCGCATCGTGGTCATGTACAAGGGCCGCATAGTCGACGGCGGTCAGTCGCGCACCTTCGCGCAGACGGCAGTGCACCCCTACGCCAGGGGCCTGCTCGCCTGCATCCCCACCTTCGAGCACCTCGACGACGAGCGGCTGCCCACGCTCGAGGACTTCCTTCCCGGAACCGGCGAGGTCGCCGCATGA
- a CDS encoding ATP-binding cassette domain-containing protein, whose amino-acid sequence MSAGLVLTGVVKRFGSSRHPHTAVDNIDDSFAPGQTVGVIGQSGSGKSTLGRMLCGLETSSSGSITWNGDEIADIRRSKTKLSEFRRDLQMIGQDTTSSFDPRRSLRESIMFPAMHLLGLSATDAWQRTDETLLKLGLDPAMANRPPASVSGGQRQRFSIARALIVEPSMLICDEVVSALDVSVQGSILNFLKQYVRERGAGIVFISHGLPATAFVSDELRVMYQGRFVEQGLTRDVVGSPAHPYTRELLAGYNDAASTGEARIA is encoded by the coding sequence ATGAGCGCGGGCCTGGTTCTCACCGGTGTGGTGAAGCGGTTCGGTTCGAGCCGGCACCCGCACACCGCCGTAGACAACATCGACGACAGCTTCGCCCCCGGCCAGACCGTCGGAGTGATCGGTCAGTCCGGGTCGGGTAAGTCCACCCTCGGCCGCATGCTCTGCGGACTCGAGACGTCCAGCTCCGGTTCGATCACCTGGAACGGCGACGAGATCGCCGACATCCGCCGCTCCAAGACCAAGCTGAGCGAATTCAGGCGTGACCTGCAGATGATCGGCCAGGACACCACGTCGTCGTTCGACCCGCGCCGTTCGCTGCGTGAGTCGATCATGTTCCCGGCGATGCACCTGCTCGGCCTGTCGGCGACGGATGCCTGGCAGCGCACGGACGAGACCCTGCTCAAGCTCGGCCTCGACCCGGCGATGGCCAACCGGCCGCCGGCATCCGTGTCGGGTGGTCAGCGTCAGCGCTTCTCCATCGCCCGGGCCCTGATCGTGGAGCCGTCGATGCTGATCTGCGACGAGGTCGTGTCCGCTCTCGACGTCTCCGTGCAGGGCAGCATCCTGAACTTCCTCAAGCAGTACGTGCGCGAGCGTGGCGCCGGCATCGTCTTCATCTCGCACGGCCTGCCCGCCACCGCCTTCGTCTCCGACGAACTCCGGGTCATGTACCAGGGCCGTTTTGTGGAGCAGGGCCTCACCCGAGACGTGGTCGGTTCGCCCGCCCACCCGTATACCCGCGAACTCCTCGCCGGTTACAACGACGCAGCTTCGACCGGGGAGGCCCGAATTGCTTGA
- a CDS encoding NtaA/DmoA family FMN-dependent monooxygenase (This protein belongs to a clade of FMN-dependent monooxygenases, within a broader family of flavin-dependent oxidoreductases, the luciferase-like monooxygenase (LMM) family, some of whose members use coenzyme F420 rather than FMN.), translated as MFHMGWFLGTGFGVYGWNGPWTGNVTSDVGRPQLFIDMATSLERAGFDYMMLEDSSVLPDNHRGTFEASVKKGGHVRFDPLPLIPYLTNATKHIGVIATISTTFYHPFMAARLLSTLDTVTGGRVGMNLVTSSNETAMQNYGIKTLIPHDERYVRANEWVDIVKQLWDSWDADAMVMDEATNTFADHTKVRPIDFEGKFYRSRGPLNTVPGPQGHPIICQAGGSSSGRDFGSRNADTIIAAARGAEEMKEYRDDVSRRAIAEGRDPKSIKVLFLISPVIGETMSDAQERDAAAKRGFAENIDAQLAGFSYITGIDWSKFDIDAPFPDMSDNQGHQSTMADFARSGATIREAVLNRRTQESVRLVGTAESVAQEMDEYMEYAGGDGYLIAMPVTRRNITEIADGLSPALRRRGAIRSSYDHTTFRDNLLAY; from the coding sequence ATGTTCCACATGGGATGGTTTTTAGGCACCGGTTTCGGTGTCTACGGCTGGAACGGTCCGTGGACCGGCAATGTCACCAGCGATGTCGGCCGGCCGCAGCTTTTCATCGACATGGCGACGTCGCTCGAACGCGCCGGTTTCGACTACATGATGCTCGAGGACTCGTCTGTTCTGCCCGACAATCACCGTGGCACCTTCGAGGCGAGCGTGAAAAAGGGCGGCCACGTGCGGTTCGACCCGCTGCCGCTCATTCCGTACCTCACCAACGCCACCAAGCACATCGGTGTGATCGCCACGATCTCCACCACGTTCTACCACCCGTTCATGGCCGCGCGCCTGCTCTCCACCCTCGACACCGTCACCGGCGGCCGCGTCGGCATGAACCTGGTGACGTCCAGCAACGAGACCGCGATGCAGAACTACGGCATCAAGACCCTCATCCCGCACGACGAACGCTACGTGCGCGCCAACGAATGGGTGGACATTGTCAAGCAGCTCTGGGATTCCTGGGACGCCGACGCCATGGTGATGGACGAGGCCACGAACACCTTCGCCGACCACACCAAGGTGCGCCCGATCGACTTCGAGGGAAAGTTCTACCGCTCCCGCGGCCCCCTGAACACCGTGCCGGGGCCGCAGGGGCATCCCATCATCTGCCAGGCCGGCGGGTCCTCCTCCGGCCGTGACTTCGGGTCGCGCAACGCCGACACGATCATTGCCGCGGCGCGCGGTGCCGAAGAGATGAAGGAGTACCGCGACGACGTCAGCCGCCGCGCGATCGCTGAAGGTCGCGACCCGAAGAGCATCAAGGTGCTGTTCCTGATCAGCCCCGTGATCGGCGAGACCATGTCGGATGCCCAGGAGCGCGATGCCGCCGCCAAGCGCGGGTTCGCCGAGAACATTGACGCCCAGCTCGCCGGGTTCTCCTACATCACCGGCATCGACTGGTCGAAGTTCGACATCGATGCGCCGTTCCCCGATATGTCCGACAACCAGGGGCACCAGAGCACCATGGCCGACTTCGCCCGCTCGGGCGCCACCATCCGCGAAGCAGTGCTCAACCGGCGCACCCAGGAATCGGTGCGGCTCGTCGGCACGGCCGAGTCCGTGGCACAAGAGATGGACGAATACATGGAGTACGCCGGCGGCGACGGCTACCTCATCGCCATGCCGGTCACCAGACGCAACATCACGGAGATCGCCGACGGGCTCTCCCCGGCCCTGCGCCGCCGCGGCGCGATCCGGTCCAGCTACGACCACACCACGTTCCGCGACAACCTGCTCGCCTACTAA
- a CDS encoding ABC transporter permease: MTRLALLPLHLAVFTLVTFVILRLVPGDPIISVLGPNYTQEAYDLMQKSLGLDGSLWHQLGNYFANLFQLNLGVSIQSGASVATELAELLPSTIELAVQGLLVTVIVSAVFGHIAVFHPRTWVAKIVTAYARAAGALPEFVLAVAGLFLFYTVLHWAPAPLGRLSTDLPQEVTITGFPFLDTIIQAYWPGTLSMAAHLFIPILVLTAAQSAVVIRILVSSLQDAVEDPATHFRLSTGASRRTVLKSIYRRAAPPVVTMVGQMFGYLVGGAIVLETLFGFAGVGQYAVKAVQTNDYPAMQGFLLVIAGLTLVVYLLVDLVTMLIDPRRRPGGTGEAA, encoded by the coding sequence ATGACCCGCCTCGCGCTCCTGCCGCTGCACCTCGCCGTGTTCACCCTCGTCACGTTCGTGATCCTGCGGCTCGTGCCCGGTGACCCGATCATCTCGGTGCTGGGTCCGAACTACACGCAGGAGGCCTACGACCTGATGCAGAAGAGCCTCGGGCTCGACGGCTCGTTGTGGCACCAGCTCGGCAACTACTTCGCCAACCTGTTCCAGCTCAACCTCGGCGTTTCAATCCAGTCCGGTGCCAGCGTGGCGACCGAACTGGCCGAGCTTCTGCCCAGCACCATCGAACTCGCCGTGCAGGGTCTGCTCGTGACCGTCATCGTGTCCGCCGTGTTCGGTCACATCGCCGTATTCCACCCGCGCACCTGGGTCGCGAAGATCGTGACCGCCTATGCCAGGGCCGCCGGCGCGCTGCCGGAGTTCGTGCTCGCGGTCGCCGGGCTGTTCCTCTTCTACACGGTGCTGCACTGGGCGCCCGCCCCGCTCGGCCGGCTCTCCACCGACCTGCCGCAGGAGGTGACGATCACGGGGTTCCCGTTCCTCGACACCATCATCCAGGCCTACTGGCCCGGCACCCTCTCGATGGCGGCGCACCTGTTCATCCCCATCTTGGTGCTCACCGCGGCGCAGTCGGCGGTGGTCATCCGCATCCTCGTCTCGAGCCTGCAGGATGCCGTCGAAGACCCCGCCACCCACTTCAGGCTGTCGACCGGTGCGAGCCGTCGTACCGTGCTCAAGAGCATCTACCGGCGCGCGGCTCCTCCCGTCGTGACCATGGTCGGGCAGATGTTCGGCTACCTCGTCGGCGGCGCCATCGTGCTGGAGACCCTGTTCGGCTTCGCCGGCGTCGGCCAGTACGCCGTGAAGGCCGTGCAGACCAACGACTACCCGGCCATGCAGGGCTTCCTCCTCGTCATTGCCGGCCTCACCCTGGTCGTCTACCTCCTCGTGGACCTGGTCACCATGCTCATCGATCCCCGGCGCCGCCCGGGAGGAACCGGAGAAGCCGCATGA